The Bacillus sp. Y1 genome has a window encoding:
- the frlD gene encoding fructoselysine 6-kinase, with translation MKIVTVGDNCMDVYQSSGKAYPGGNPVNVAVYLRGLGAHTAYVGWVGSDQYADMMIGSIYHKGVDISHVFKKEGKTAVTYVDLVGNDRKFGEYEEGVMAHFLLTEDDLNYINGFDHVHAGIWGHTEKYFPLLKKMGLTTSFDFSDKLEHALVKIITPHVDYPFFSYEKDDENIRSYLKEIYQTGSKVAVATLGENGSIAYDGNEYYTYGIVTAEVVDTMGAGDSFISGFLYGKMKGFTTVECLKLGAETAAKTISYFGAW, from the coding sequence ATGAAGATCGTCACAGTTGGAGATAACTGTATGGATGTCTATCAATCTAGCGGAAAGGCATATCCAGGTGGGAATCCAGTGAATGTAGCTGTGTACCTAAGAGGATTAGGTGCTCATACAGCCTATGTTGGATGGGTAGGTTCAGATCAATATGCTGATATGATGATAGGCTCGATTTATCATAAGGGTGTTGATATTTCACATGTATTTAAGAAGGAGGGGAAAACGGCAGTCACTTATGTCGATTTGGTGGGAAATGATCGGAAGTTTGGGGAGTATGAAGAAGGAGTGATGGCTCACTTTTTGCTAACTGAAGATGATCTTAATTATATTAACGGATTTGACCATGTGCATGCGGGTATATGGGGACATACTGAAAAATATTTTCCCCTTTTAAAAAAAATGGGGTTAACTACCTCGTTCGATTTTTCAGATAAACTGGAACATGCTCTTGTAAAGATTATAACTCCTCATGTTGATTATCCTTTCTTTTCCTATGAAAAAGATGATGAAAACATCCGTAGCTATTTAAAAGAGATTTATCAAACTGGTTCAAAGGTAGCGGTGGCAACACTTGGAGAAAACGGCTCGATTGCTTACGATGGAAATGAGTATTATACATATGGAATTGTGACAGCAGAAGTGGTAGATACAATGGGAGCTGGGGATTCTTTTATTTCGGGCTTTTTATATGGAAAAATGAAGGGCTTTACAACGGTGGAGTGCCTCAAGTTAGGCGCAGAAACAGCAGCAAAAACAATAAGTTACTTTGGTGCATGGTGA
- a CDS encoding SIS domain-containing protein: MLKFDEQLFLKLVEEEGLAYRGKIEEVVDGICEKGYKNIFLIGAGGTIAMMYPYEYIFKSTSTIDVHAAIAAEFMVMNNKHFSKDSVCIFTSVSGTTKETVEAAQFCKDRGATTIALVAEPYTPLTKIVDHCITTGSEKHSFDTFFMLLYMIAFRFIYNNNEFPQYEKFTKEVSKLPRAILQAVKAFDSKAEEFAIKHKDTSYHMMVGSGNLWGNTYSYAMCILEEMQWIHAKSIHAAEFFHGTLELVLEDTSVILLKGEDETRPLVDRVERFAEKITKQLTIIDTKDFEMEGISEEFRKHFAVSINWAVLSRISVYLERERNHPLTLRRYYRKMEY; the protein is encoded by the coding sequence ATGTTAAAATTTGATGAACAGTTATTTCTTAAGCTTGTAGAAGAAGAAGGTTTAGCATATAGAGGGAAAATTGAAGAGGTCGTTGATGGTATATGCGAGAAAGGCTATAAAAATATTTTCTTAATTGGTGCGGGTGGAACGATTGCCATGATGTATCCATACGAGTACATATTTAAATCAACCTCAACCATTGATGTTCATGCAGCTATTGCAGCTGAGTTTATGGTGATGAACAACAAGCACTTTAGCAAAGATTCTGTATGTATTTTCACATCAGTATCTGGTACAACAAAGGAAACGGTTGAAGCCGCACAATTTTGCAAGGACCGAGGAGCAACGACGATAGCTCTTGTTGCAGAGCCGTACACTCCACTTACTAAGATTGTCGACCACTGTATCACTACAGGGTCAGAAAAGCATTCTTTTGATACATTCTTTATGCTTCTTTACATGATTGCTTTTCGTTTTATTTATAACAATAATGAATTCCCACAATATGAGAAGTTTACGAAGGAAGTATCTAAGCTGCCAAGAGCAATACTACAAGCAGTAAAAGCCTTTGATTCAAAAGCAGAAGAATTTGCTATCAAGCATAAAGACACATCCTATCATATGATGGTCGGTTCAGGTAATTTATGGGGCAATACATATTCCTATGCCATGTGTATCCTAGAGGAAATGCAATGGATTCATGCAAAATCGATTCATGCGGCAGAGTTTTTTCACGGCACGTTGGAATTAGTTTTAGAGGATACAAGTGTCATATTGTTAAAAGGGGAAGATGAAACAAGACCGCTAGTTGATCGAGTTGAGAGGTTTGCAGAAAAGATTACAAAGCAACTAACAATTATTGACACAAAGGACTTTGAGATGGAAGGCATAAGTGAAGAGTTTAGAAAACACTTTGCAGTTAGTATTAACTGGGCAGTCCTTAGTCGTATCAGTGTCTACCTTGAACGTGAAAGAAACCATCCATTAACCCTTAGAAGATATTACCGAAAAATGGAGTATTAA
- a CDS encoding amino acid permease, producing MSNNALTRKLGFWAALAIAVGTTVGSGIFVSTGDVARAAGTPTISILAWIIGGLIAIPQVMVLAELATAYPQNGSGYVYLNKAGWRPLAFLYGWATFWALDPPSIAIMALAIVSYLATFFPFFSGFEGKLLGVAIILIITSIHYRSVKEGGLFQVIITAVKIIPFLIVIILGFIYMNPSNFSYTPADSTTVKTSLIGGVSATTWAYTGMAAICFMAGEFKNPGRVLPKALISSVLIVLGLYTLLAVCVIGLMPFDKLIESNAAVSEAVKYIPGLSDIASSFVAVTAIIVILGSLSSCIMFQPRLEYAMAKDGLFFKRFAKVHPKYETPSFSIIVQVTYACFLVFFSNLTALLGYFTLIQLLINIMDFAAVYKCRKRDDYNPIYRMPMWKVTTILAILGAAWLAWGTFTWAPLQGMIAALIVIATGLPVYYYWEKKYGSKNNSSEVTLNS from the coding sequence ATGAGTAATAATGCGCTAACAAGGAAGCTTGGTTTTTGGGCTGCCCTTGCTATTGCAGTTGGGACAACCGTTGGATCAGGTATCTTTGTTTCAACAGGTGATGTGGCAAGAGCGGCAGGAACTCCAACCATTTCAATTCTTGCCTGGATTATCGGAGGGTTGATTGCCATACCACAGGTGATGGTATTAGCAGAATTGGCAACAGCTTATCCTCAAAATGGAAGCGGTTACGTTTACTTGAATAAAGCTGGCTGGAGACCGTTAGCCTTTCTTTATGGATGGGCCACATTTTGGGCTCTAGATCCACCTTCCATTGCAATTATGGCATTGGCGATTGTATCTTATTTAGCCACATTTTTCCCTTTTTTCTCTGGCTTTGAAGGTAAGTTATTGGGAGTAGCAATTATCTTAATTATCACCTCTATCCATTATCGAAGTGTAAAAGAGGGTGGGTTATTTCAAGTCATCATTACGGCTGTTAAAATTATTCCATTTTTAATCGTCATTATACTAGGCTTTATTTATATGAATCCTAGTAATTTTAGTTATACACCTGCTGACTCAACAACTGTAAAAACGAGCTTAATCGGTGGTGTATCTGCCACAACATGGGCTTACACAGGGATGGCAGCAATTTGCTTTATGGCGGGGGAATTTAAAAATCCAGGACGAGTCCTTCCTAAGGCGCTAATAAGCTCCGTGTTAATCGTGTTAGGTTTATATACCCTACTCGCTGTTTGTGTCATCGGTTTAATGCCTTTTGATAAGTTAATAGAGTCAAACGCAGCTGTTTCAGAAGCTGTTAAATACATCCCGGGTCTATCAGATATTGCCTCCTCCTTTGTGGCAGTAACTGCGATCATTGTTATCTTGGGCTCCCTTAGCTCATGTATTATGTTCCAGCCGCGCTTGGAGTATGCCATGGCAAAGGATGGTTTGTTCTTTAAACGCTTCGCTAAGGTTCATCCAAAATATGAAACACCTAGTTTCTCTATTATCGTTCAAGTAACATATGCATGTTTCTTAGTGTTTTTCAGTAACTTAACGGCTTTGCTCGGATATTTCACCCTTATCCAGTTGTTGATTAATATTATGGACTTTGCAGCTGTTTATAAGTGCCGGAAAAGGGACGACTATAACCCAATCTATCGTATGCCTATGTGGAAAGTAACTACCATCTTAGCCATTCTAGGTGCAGCGTGGCTGGCATGGGGGACCTTTACATGGGCTCCATTACAAGGAATGATTGCAGCACTAATCGTTATCGCTACAGGTCTTCCAGTTTATTATTACTGGGAAAAGAAGTATGGATCGAAAAATAATAGTTCTGAAGTAACTTTGAATTCTTAG
- a CDS encoding sugar phosphate isomerase/epimerase family protein, with translation MRIAGMNITFRYYPFSTFLDCMETCEIQEIELWAGEPHLYVYRELDKSLKKLKQELRSREMKIICYTPEQCVYPYNIANSNADWRKNSIQYFIDNLYAASELNADKLLITSGIGDFSVPLEESWKYASDSIYQISRVAEKEGITLALEPLTRFESNLIIDLQGIKKMIQEVQSPVVKGMVDTVAMQLAGETPEDYYSQLNEISHFHLLDGDGKTDAHLALGDGILPWMEYLESLHKNHYEGVCTLEIMGSTYYQNPQQAIMNSIMKIRELQFTK, from the coding sequence ATGAGGATTGCTGGAATGAATATTACATTTAGATATTACCCGTTTTCTACATTTTTAGATTGTATGGAAACATGTGAAATCCAAGAGATCGAGCTATGGGCTGGCGAACCCCATCTATATGTGTATAGGGAGCTAGATAAATCCCTCAAGAAGCTCAAACAAGAACTGAGGTCAAGAGAGATGAAAATTATCTGTTACACACCAGAACAGTGCGTTTATCCATATAATATTGCCAATTCAAATGCTGATTGGAGAAAAAACAGTATCCAATACTTTATTGATAATCTTTATGCTGCTTCAGAACTAAATGCGGATAAGCTCCTTATTACGTCTGGTATTGGTGACTTCTCAGTTCCTCTTGAAGAATCCTGGAAATATGCTAGTGACTCTATCTATCAAATATCAAGGGTTGCTGAGAAGGAAGGAATCACTCTTGCTTTAGAACCGTTAACAAGATTTGAATCTAATCTTATTATTGATCTTCAAGGGATAAAGAAAATGATCCAAGAAGTTCAATCTCCAGTTGTAAAAGGTATGGTAGATACAGTAGCTATGCAATTAGCTGGAGAAACACCCGAAGATTATTACTCACAGCTAAATGAAATATCGCATTTTCATTTACTAGATGGAGATGGAAAAACAGATGCTCATCTTGCATTAGGTGATGGAATTCTCCCATGGATGGAGTATCTTGAAAGCCTTCACAAGAATCACTATGAAGGAGTATGTACATTAGAAATTATGGGTTCTACATATTATCAAAATCCGCAACAGGCTATCATGAACTCAATTATGAAAATAAGAGAATTGCAGTTTACTAAGTAA
- a CDS encoding Gfo/Idh/MocA family protein, protein MKVGIIGLGDIAKKAYLPVLTEKEGIELVLCTRNTVTLTHLANKYRIQECVQTIDELLIKNIDAAIVSTATEGHFEIAEKLLQNGIHTYIDKPISMDFHETERIVRLTKDKGKIAMVGFNRRFIPRVRELKEHGKPNLIIMQKNRFAAPDYVRRFVVEDFIHVVDTLRFLMDTEVKDVKVEYVKNGDMLDQLVIQLIGDGCIAIGIMNRNGGVTEEIIEYMSGHQKFVVNSLVETTRYHDKEISITKFGDWEPTLYKRGFYQLMDHFIECVQTNSIPDPSIDDSLTTHEICERIVKHIDPEA, encoded by the coding sequence ATGAAAGTAGGAATTATCGGGCTAGGAGATATTGCAAAGAAGGCATATTTACCCGTACTTACAGAAAAGGAAGGAATTGAACTTGTTCTTTGTACAAGAAATACTGTGACACTGACTCACTTAGCAAACAAATATCGTATCCAAGAATGTGTTCAAACCATTGACGAATTACTTATAAAAAACATTGATGCAGCCATCGTAAGCACAGCAACAGAAGGTCATTTTGAAATAGCAGAAAAGCTGCTTCAAAATGGGATTCATACATACATTGATAAGCCAATATCCATGGACTTTCATGAAACAGAGAGAATTGTTAGGCTTACTAAAGACAAGGGTAAAATTGCCATGGTTGGTTTTAACAGACGATTTATCCCTCGTGTGAGAGAGCTAAAGGAACATGGGAAACCAAACCTGATTATCATGCAAAAGAACCGCTTTGCAGCCCCTGATTATGTACGTAGATTTGTGGTAGAGGATTTTATCCATGTGGTCGATACGCTACGTTTTCTCATGGATACTGAGGTCAAAGATGTAAAGGTAGAGTATGTAAAAAACGGTGACATGCTGGATCAGCTCGTTATACAGCTTATTGGTGATGGTTGTATAGCTATCGGAATCATGAATCGTAACGGTGGTGTAACAGAGGAAATCATTGAATATATGTCTGGGCATCAGAAATTTGTCGTGAATAGCCTAGTGGAAACAACGAGATATCATGATAAAGAAATTAGTATTACAAAATTCGGTGACTGGGAGCCTACGCTATATAAGCGTGGTTTTTACCAGCTAATGGACCATTTCATCGAATGTGTTCAAACAAATTCTATACCAGACCCATCCATCGATGACTCTCTCACCACCCACGAAATATGCGAGAGAATCGTCAAACATATTGATCCTGAAGCGTAA
- a CDS encoding NAD(P)H-dependent oxidoreductase, which produces MNVLVIFTHPNHESLSYAFLQEVLRGTKENSHIKEIQVVDLYQEQFDPVLIFNETKRRRDMHRDEKLKKYREQILWADKIVCIYPIWWGRPPAMLLGYIDQMFASGFAYKDNGGLFPVGLLKGKSVVCISSMKGPTLYPLFWLNNSHKILMKRALFQYVGMKKVKFFEFGNMESQKGKQKEKLQKIFEYFRRIDT; this is translated from the coding sequence ATGAATGTATTAGTGATTTTTACACATCCGAATCATGAGAGCTTAAGCTATGCCTTTTTACAGGAGGTATTGCGAGGGACTAAAGAGAATTCTCATATCAAAGAAATACAAGTAGTGGATTTGTATCAGGAACAGTTTGATCCTGTTCTCATTTTTAATGAGACCAAGCGTAGAAGAGATATGCACCGCGATGAAAAATTAAAGAAATATAGAGAGCAAATTCTATGGGCCGATAAAATCGTTTGTATTTATCCGATCTGGTGGGGGCGACCACCGGCGATGCTGCTTGGATATATTGACCAAATGTTTGCATCTGGATTTGCCTATAAAGATAACGGTGGCCTTTTTCCTGTGGGACTTTTAAAAGGAAAGAGCGTGGTGTGTATTTCTAGCATGAAAGGTCCTACACTCTACCCATTATTCTGGTTGAACAACTCTCATAAAATATTAATGAAAAGAGCACTCTTTCAGTATGTAGGTATGAAAAAAGTGAAGTTTTTTGAATTTGGCAATATGGAAAGTCAAAAGGGGAAGCAAAAGGAAAAACTTCAAAAAATATTTGAGTATTTCAGAAGAATAGATACTTAG